A window from Peromyscus eremicus chromosome 1, PerEre_H2_v1, whole genome shotgun sequence encodes these proteins:
- the Gal3st3 gene encoding galactose-3-O-sulfotransferase 3: MPPILQRLQQSTTMMSRRKILLLVLGCSTISLLIHQGSQLSWYPKLFPLSCPPLRESPPRAKHTAVAFLKTHKTAGTTVQNILFRFAERHNLTVALPHPSCEHQFCYPRNFSAHFVHPATRPPHMLASHLRFDRAELERLMPPDTVYVTILREPAAMFESLFSYYNQYCPAFRRVPNASLEAFLRAPEAYYRPGEHFAMFAHNTLAYDLGGDNERSPREDAAYLAGLIRQVEEVFSLVMIAEYFDESLVLLRRLLAWDLDDVLYAKLNARAATSRLASIPEALARAARTWNALDAGLYDHFNATFWRRVARAGRACVEREARELREARQRLLRRCFGDEPVLRPAAQIRTKQLQPWQPSRKVDIMGYDLPGGGAGPSTEACLKLAMPEVQYSNYLLRKQKRRGGVRSRPEPVLDNPPPRPIRALPRIPQGT; the protein is encoded by the exons ATGCCACCCATCCTCCAGCGCCTGCAGCAGTCCACCACGATGATGAGCCGCAGGAAAATCCTGCTGTTGGTGCTAGGGTGCAGCACCATAAGCCTCCTCATCCACCAGGGGtcgcagctcagttg GTACCCCAAGTTGTTTCCTCTGAGCTGCCCGCCTCTGCGAGAGTCGCCGCCCCGGGCCAAGCACACGGCCGTGGCCTTCCTGAAGACTCACAAGACAGCGGGTACCACGGTGCAGAACATCCTGTTCCGCTTCGCAGAGCGCCACAACCTCACCGTGGCCCTGCCTCACCCAAGCTGCGAGCACCAGTTCTGCTACCCGCGAAACTTCTCGGCGCATTTCGTGCACCCGGCCACGCGGCCCCCGCACATGCTGGCCAGCCACCTGCGCTTCGACCGCGCCGAACTCGAACGCCTCATGCCGCCGGACACGGTCTACGTCACCATCCTGCGCGAACCGGCCGCCATGTTCGAGTCGCTCTTCAGCTACTACAACCAGTACTGCCCGGCCTTCCGGCGCGTGCCCAACGCGTCGCTCGAGGCGTTCCTGCGCGCACCCGAGGCCTACTACCGCCCAGGCGAGCACTTTGCCATGTTTGCGCACAACACGCTGGCCTACGACCTGGGAGGCGACAACGAGCGCAGCCCACGCGAGGACGCCGCCTACCTGGCGGGCCTCATCCGCCAGGTGGAGGAGGTTTTCTCGCTTGTCATGATCGCCGAGTACTTCGACGAGTCACTCGTGCTCCTGCGGCGCCTGCTGGCCTGGGACCTGGACGACGTGCTCTACGCCAAGCTCAACGCGCGCGCCGCCACCTCGCGCCTGGCCAGCATCCCCGAGGCGCTGGCGCGGGCCGCGCGCACCTGGAACGCGCTCGACGCCGGCCTCTACGACCACTTCAACGCCACCTTCTGGCGCCGCGTGGCGCGCGCCGGCCGCGCATGCGTCGAGCGCGAGGCGCGCGAGTTGCGCGAGGCCCGCCAGCGTCTGCTGCGCCGTTGCTTTGGTGACGAGCCGGTGCTGCGACCCGCCGCGCAGATTCGCACCAAGCAGCTGCAGCCTTGGCAGCCTAGCCGCAAAGTGGACATCATGGGCTATGACCTGCCTGGCGGCGGTGCTGGCCCCTCCACGGAGGCCTGCCTCAAGCTTGCTATGCCCGAGGTGCAATATTCAAACTATCTGTTGCGGAAGCAGAAGCGCCGAGGTGGTGTGCGGTCCAGGCCGGAACCGGTCCTGGATAATCCTCCCCCTCGACCCATCCGAGCATTGCCCCGCATCCCCCAGGGTACCTGA